A genomic region of Manihot esculenta cultivar AM560-2 chromosome 15, M.esculenta_v8, whole genome shotgun sequence contains the following coding sequences:
- the LOC122721991 gene encoding probable protein phosphatase 2C 74, producing the protein MATYKPNNILITGAAGFIASHVCNRLHRIPGRLFLNGSSNIASLFTPQGKKGTNQDAMIVWEVLNLENMDKTRHWKIVGCSAYTGEGLLEGFDWLVQDMMIP; encoded by the exons ATGGCTACATATAAGCCAAATAACATCCTCATTACTGGGGCTGCTGGCTTTATCGCGTCCCATGTTTGCAATCGGCTTCATAGGATTCCTGGGAGATTGTTCTTAAATGGGTCCAGCAATATTGCTTCACTGTTTACACCACAAGGCAAGAAAGGGACCAATCAGGATGCCATGATTGTTTGGGAG GTACTAAACCTGGAGAATATGGACAAAACCAGGCATTGGAAAATCGTGGGCTGTAGCGCATACACAGGGGAGGGGCTGCTTGAGGGATTTGATTGGTTGGTTCAGGACATGATGATACCTTAG
- the LOC110601352 gene encoding WAT1-related protein At3g28050, which produces MVGRYCCRDVLPFTSLVAMECVNVGLNTLYKAATLKGMNYHVFVVYAYGVAAFVLLPAPFISCRSRVLPPLSFSILCKIGLLGLIGCSSQIMGFTGINYSSPTLSSAISNLTPAFTFILAIIFRMERIALKGRSSQAKVLGTIVSIAGAFIVTLYKGPPIIIASSQSISLHQSLKSSHPNWILGGIFLTAEYILVPMWYIVQTQIMKEYPAEFTVVFFYNLFVSIIAAIFTLVVEGASSAWIIHRNIALASILCSGLFGSCLNNTVHTWALHLKGPVFVAMFKPLSIAIAVAMGAMFLGDALHLGSLIGAMIISIGFYTVMWGKSKEELSEDYGSSNLESPSAHKVPLLQNYKEELA; this is translated from the exons ATGGTAGGAAGATACTGTTGCAGAGATGTGTTGCCGTTCACATCTCTAGTAGCAATGGAGTGTGTGAACGTGGGCTTGAATACCCTTTACAAAGCAGCCACTTTAAAGGGCATGAACTACCATGTCTTCGTCGTCTACGCTTATGGTGTTGCTGCTTTTGTTCTTCTTCCTGCTCCTTTCATCTCCTGCag ATCAAGAGTGCTTCCTCCGCTAAGCTTCTCTATACTCTGTAAAATTGGTCTTCTTGGGCTTATTGG ATGCTCATCTCAGATCATGGGCTTCACAGGCATAAATTATAGTTCTCCAACACTTTCTTCAGCCATCAGCAACCTCACACCAGCTTTTACTTTCATTCTTGCCATCATTTTCAG AATGGAAAGGATTGCTCTGAAAGGAAGAAGCAGCCAAGCAAAAGTACTGGGCACCATTGTTTCAATAGCAGGTGCATTTATAGTCACTCTATACAAAGGTCCACCCATTATCATTGCTTCTTCACAATCAATTTCACTTCATCAATCTCTTAAATCATCACATCCAAACTGGATACTTGGTGGGATTTTCCTCACAGCTGAGTACATACTAGTTCCAATGTGGTATATTGTTCAG ACACAGATAATGAAGGAATACCCAGCAGAATTCACAGTCGTTTTCTTTTACAATTTGTTTGTGAGTATTATAGCAGCAATTTTCACTTTGGTTGTTGAAGGAGCTTCAAGTGCTTGGATAATACACCGGAATATCGCATTAGCCTCCATTCTTTGCTCG GGATTGTTTGGATCATGCTTGAATAATACTGTTCATACATGGGCTCTGCACTTGAAGGGACCTGTCTTTGTAGCCATGTTCAAGCCTTTGTCAATTGCCATTGCAGTTGCTATGGGTGCTATGTTTCTTGGTGATGCTCTTCATCTTGGAAG CCTCATTGGAGCAATGATAATCTCTATTGGCTTTTACACTGTGATGTGGGGAAAATCCAAAGAAGAGTTGAGTGAAGATTATGGTTCTAGTAACCTGGAATCTCCATCAGCCCACAAGGTCCCTTTATTACAAAACTACAAAGAAGAACTTGCTTAG